One window from the genome of Trabulsiella odontotermitis encodes:
- a CDS encoding RAQPRD family integrative conjugative element protein: MARSYRPALARRSTLAALLIVGLSTALPAVAADDSTEKEHLAAVVRQLDLLDRLAKQSAATASQERARYHFDYTRLTADLQRMRTGINDYLTPQRAQPRDPAALQGDYRQDSEQEPKK, encoded by the coding sequence ATGGCACGGTCCTACCGCCCGGCACTTGCAAGGCGCAGCACGCTCGCAGCACTGCTGATTGTCGGCCTGTCGACGGCTCTACCGGCAGTCGCGGCCGACGACAGCACTGAGAAGGAGCACCTGGCGGCAGTCGTTCGCCAGCTGGACCTGCTCGATCGTCTCGCGAAGCAGTCCGCTGCGACCGCATCGCAGGAGCGCGCCCGCTATCACTTCGACTACACCCGCCTCACGGCTGACCTGCAGCGCATGCGGACCGGCATCAATGACTACCTGACGCCGCAGCGCGCCCAACCGCGCGACCCCGCGGCGTTGCAGGGCGACTACCGACAGGACTCCGAACAGGAGCCGAAGAAATGA
- a CDS encoding TIGR03758 family integrating conjugative element protein — protein MNASQITAFQANGGFTPSAVSVVLVGAVFAVLLLWGAWALRTAYVGWSEQRISQRQFLGVAVRFVAMYVVLTFFLLS, from the coding sequence ATGAATGCCAGCCAGATCACCGCCTTTCAGGCCAACGGCGGCTTCACCCCATCCGCCGTCTCCGTCGTGCTGGTCGGCGCTGTGTTCGCGGTCCTGCTGCTGTGGGGCGCGTGGGCACTGCGTACCGCCTATGTCGGCTGGTCGGAGCAGCGGATTTCCCAGCGTCAGTTCCTCGGCGTCGCGGTGCGTTTTGTCGCGATGTACGTCGTGCTGACTTTTTTCCTCCTCTCGTAA
- a CDS encoding TIGR03745 family integrating conjugative element membrane protein, giving the protein MNPVSHPFRSARIAALASLPAFAMLSSLAQAQGLPTLEDPSRGTGSGIMDTLRNYGYDIVMLIALLVVASMFVGVCYHAYGTYAEIHTGRKTWGQFGLTVAVGAVLLVVGIWLLTEATGVL; this is encoded by the coding sequence ATGAATCCGGTTTCGCACCCCTTCCGCTCCGCACGCATCGCCGCCCTGGCGTCCCTGCCGGCGTTTGCCATGCTGAGTTCGCTCGCTCAGGCCCAGGGCCTGCCCACGCTTGAAGACCCGTCGCGCGGCACGGGCTCGGGCATCATGGATACGCTGCGCAACTACGGCTACGACATCGTGATGCTGATCGCCTTGCTGGTGGTCGCATCGATGTTCGTCGGCGTTTGCTATCACGCTTACGGCACCTATGCCGAAATCCACACGGGCCGCAAAACGTGGGGCCAGTTCGGTCTGACAGTCGCGGTAGGCGCCGTCCTCCTGGTCGTCGGCATCTGGCTGCTCACCGAAGCCACCGGCGTTCTGTGA
- a CDS encoding TIGR03750 family conjugal transfer protein → MPEHQDVRPDGTVAFLPHRLNRHPVVVRGLTADELWVCAGLSGAAGLSVGIPMAIIFSMIAIAPTAIVLGIAAGVFAGGGMLRRQKRGRPDTWLYRQIQWWIARRHPGIAQFVGGRDLVTRSGYWTTRRRAAS, encoded by the coding sequence ATGCCTGAGCATCAGGACGTCCGGCCTGACGGAACGGTAGCGTTCCTGCCGCATCGCCTCAACCGCCATCCCGTGGTCGTTCGCGGCCTCACGGCCGATGAACTATGGGTGTGCGCGGGCCTGTCGGGCGCGGCCGGCCTGTCGGTGGGCATTCCGATGGCGATCATCTTCTCGATGATCGCCATCGCGCCCACCGCCATCGTGCTTGGCATCGCCGCCGGCGTCTTTGCCGGCGGCGGCATGTTGCGCCGCCAGAAACGCGGCAGGCCCGACACCTGGCTTTACCGGCAGATCCAATGGTGGATCGCACGACGGCATCCGGGCATTGCCCAGTTCGTCGGCGGGCGGGACCTGGTGACCCGTTCGGGCTACTGGACAACCAGGCGGAGGGCCGCCTCATGA
- a CDS encoding PFL_4703 family integrating conjugative element protein, translated as MSRFKNEITHLQAHIKTLRLGAGALLLVALVMGIGWWNAPRDLTIHVPPDLRSGSTRKWWEVPPESVYSFSFYIWQQLQRWPVNGDEDYSRNIHVLSPYFTPSCQSFLRHDYEYRRTAGELRQRVRGIYEIPGRGYGEDPTLRVKAVSDRDWIVTLDVTADEYYGSEQVKRALVRYPLKVVRSDVDPERNPFGLAIDCYSGAPQRITTPDPVPPTGATSGGLGGPLGDTP; from the coding sequence ATGAGCCGGTTCAAGAACGAGATCACCCATCTGCAGGCGCATATCAAGACCCTGCGCCTGGGAGCGGGCGCTTTGCTGCTGGTGGCCCTGGTCATGGGGATCGGCTGGTGGAATGCGCCGCGCGACCTGACCATTCACGTGCCGCCGGACCTGCGCTCGGGCAGCACCAGGAAATGGTGGGAAGTGCCGCCAGAGTCGGTTTATTCGTTCTCGTTTTATATCTGGCAGCAACTCCAGCGCTGGCCCGTCAATGGCGATGAAGACTATTCCCGCAACATCCATGTGCTATCGCCTTACTTCACGCCATCCTGCCAGAGCTTCCTGCGCCACGACTACGAATATCGCCGCACGGCCGGCGAGCTGCGTCAGCGCGTGCGCGGTATCTACGAGATCCCCGGCCGGGGCTACGGAGAAGACCCCACGCTGCGCGTCAAGGCCGTCTCGGACCGCGACTGGATCGTCACGCTGGATGTGACAGCAGATGAATATTACGGCTCCGAACAGGTCAAGCGGGCGCTGGTGCGCTACCCCCTCAAGGTCGTGCGCTCGGATGTCGATCCGGAACGCAACCCGTTCGGTCTGGCCATCGACTGCTACAGCGGCGCGCCGCAGCGCATCACCACCCCTGACCCTGTGCCCCCGACCGGAGCGACATCCGGCGGCCTCGGCGGCCCATTGGGAGACACGCCATGA
- a CDS encoding TIGR03749 family integrating conjugative element protein: MKHVLYLLGILVTAGLPTAVQALEILRWERLPLAVSLHVDRERVVFIDRNVRVGVPASLAGRLRVQSAGGAIYLRASEPIEPTRLQLQDADSGALILLDIAAEAAPAGQAPLEPVRIVEAEGAPTRYGDLTVAATADDDTQDTVSRTARETPVPVVLTRYAAQNLYAPLRTVEPVSGITRVNLKRNLPLDTLLPTLPVRTRALAAWRLDGLWVTAVRLTNTSKRWLSLDPRDLQGDFVTGAFQHNTLGPAGTPDDTSVVYLVTKGHGLAESLLPTISPVNAALNLPEPKAPTAKNGGRHER; this comes from the coding sequence ATGAAACACGTCCTCTATCTCCTCGGCATCCTGGTCACCGCGGGACTGCCCACTGCGGTCCAGGCGCTGGAAATCCTGCGCTGGGAGCGACTGCCGCTGGCTGTGTCCCTGCATGTGGATCGGGAGCGCGTCGTCTTTATCGACCGCAACGTCCGTGTCGGCGTCCCGGCATCGCTGGCCGGCCGCCTGCGTGTCCAGAGTGCCGGTGGCGCGATCTACCTGCGTGCCAGCGAACCGATCGAGCCCACGCGACTGCAATTGCAGGACGCCGATAGCGGTGCGTTGATCCTGCTGGACATTGCCGCCGAAGCTGCACCGGCAGGTCAGGCACCGCTGGAGCCCGTGCGCATTGTCGAGGCCGAGGGTGCGCCCACCCGTTACGGCGACCTGACAGTGGCAGCAACGGCTGACGACGACACGCAGGATACGGTGTCTCGCACAGCTCGCGAGACGCCGGTGCCCGTAGTGCTGACACGCTATGCCGCCCAGAACCTCTATGCGCCCCTGCGTACTGTCGAACCGGTATCCGGCATCACGCGCGTCAATCTGAAACGCAACCTGCCGCTGGATACCTTGTTGCCGACCCTGCCGGTACGCACCCGGGCGCTCGCCGCTTGGCGGCTCGATGGCCTTTGGGTCACGGCTGTGCGCCTCACCAACACCTCGAAACGCTGGCTGTCTCTCGACCCACGCGATCTGCAAGGCGACTTCGTGACGGGGGCCTTCCAGCACAACACGCTGGGGCCGGCCGGCACGCCCGATGACACGTCCGTGGTTTATCTGGTGACCAAAGGACACGGCCTGGCTGAATCGCTGCTGCCAACGATCAGTCCCGTCAACGCGGCGCTGAACCTGCCGGAGCCGAAGGCACCGACCGCCAAGAATGGAGGCCGTCATGAAAGGTAA
- a CDS encoding TIGR03752 family integrating conjugative element protein, which yields MKGNGLLKWLMIPMALLLVFVGVKLFSGGGSQPGRDGGTQLTPEEARALGIEGDTPRDTVATLVGQVRQLRTELQTALTDNKTQKAENERLRQREGAIDRRIQSALETERNQLKNDREQVASERQQTQGLLQDLQRQFENLSNKSGHADLPVGLGLEPGDGPGADGVRWIEPEDARSDDKSRTPGTAGNFTFPTSFGPAQKTLDTTRDAVVDAGSKATGVSTAKPVYTVPTNATLMGSISMTALIGRVPVDGTVNDPYPFKVLIGPDNLTANGIDIPDVAGAVVSGTASGDWTLSCVRGQIRSVTFVFHDGTIRTVPEDGERGGNRQQSNNANGNSTQDGLGWISDPYGIPCVSGERRSNAQQYLGTQALITAAGAGAASLIKSDNGSVAVVANNNGSLGTVGISGNEAMGRILAGGVQDMSQWVNKLYGQAFAAVYVKPGARVAVHLEQPLTIDYDPKGRKVDHRLGGASDAQDLD from the coding sequence ATGAAAGGTAATGGCCTGCTCAAGTGGCTGATGATCCCTATGGCGCTGTTGCTGGTCTTTGTCGGCGTGAAGCTGTTTTCCGGCGGGGGTAGCCAGCCCGGCCGCGATGGCGGAACACAGCTCACGCCGGAAGAAGCCAGGGCGCTTGGCATCGAAGGCGACACGCCGCGGGATACGGTGGCGACCTTGGTCGGCCAGGTCCGGCAGCTGCGTACCGAACTGCAAACCGCGCTCACCGACAACAAGACCCAGAAAGCGGAGAACGAGCGCCTGCGCCAACGCGAGGGCGCCATCGATCGCCGTATCCAGAGTGCCCTGGAAACTGAGCGCAATCAGTTGAAGAACGACCGCGAGCAGGTCGCCAGCGAACGCCAGCAAACTCAGGGTCTGCTGCAGGATCTCCAACGCCAGTTCGAGAACCTGAGCAACAAGAGCGGACATGCCGATCTGCCGGTCGGGCTGGGACTGGAGCCTGGTGACGGCCCCGGAGCCGATGGCGTGCGCTGGATCGAGCCGGAAGATGCCCGCAGCGACGACAAAAGCCGCACCCCTGGCACAGCCGGGAACTTCACATTCCCGACCAGTTTCGGCCCGGCACAGAAAACGCTGGATACGACGAGGGATGCAGTCGTCGACGCCGGCAGCAAGGCAACCGGCGTCTCCACGGCGAAGCCCGTCTATACCGTACCTACGAACGCCACGTTGATGGGGTCGATTTCGATGACGGCGTTGATCGGGCGTGTGCCTGTCGACGGGACCGTGAACGATCCATACCCCTTCAAGGTCCTGATCGGTCCGGACAACCTTACCGCCAATGGCATCGATATTCCCGATGTCGCCGGTGCGGTCGTCAGCGGAACGGCGTCGGGCGACTGGACGCTCTCCTGCGTGCGCGGGCAAATCCGTTCGGTCACTTTCGTGTTCCATGACGGCACCATCCGCACGGTGCCCGAGGATGGCGAGCGTGGCGGCAACCGCCAGCAGAGCAACAACGCCAACGGCAACAGCACGCAGGACGGCCTCGGCTGGATCAGCGATCCCTACGGCATTCCCTGCGTGAGCGGTGAACGGCGCAGCAATGCCCAGCAGTATCTCGGCACTCAGGCACTGATCACCGCTGCCGGGGCAGGTGCGGCATCGCTGATCAAATCCGACAACGGCAGCGTGGCGGTAGTCGCCAACAACAACGGCTCGCTCGGCACGGTCGGCATTTCCGGCAACGAAGCGATGGGCCGCATCCTCGCCGGTGGCGTCCAGGACATGTCGCAGTGGGTGAACAAGCTCTATGGCCAGGCGTTCGCGGCGGTGTACGTCAAACCCGGCGCCAGGGTCGCGGTTCATCTCGAACAACCCCTCACCATCGATTACGACCCGAAGGGGCGCAAGGTCGATCATCGTCTCGGAGGTGCTTCTGATGCACAGGATCTGGATTAA
- a CDS encoding TIGR03751 family conjugal transfer lipoprotein, whose protein sequence is MHRIWINGLAVLVIAVALGGCSTSKEKLLPHDGQTMMDIWNEETGGSARGGQAARQLLDARQSLRRPLTEVDVKAAPAVNASYTRTAQNEIYRQFQRLPNPDLTLYVFPHLAGTDPVPIPGYTTVFPLYQRVQYAMPGERTEDY, encoded by the coding sequence ATGCACAGGATCTGGATTAACGGCCTGGCGGTGCTGGTCATTGCCGTAGCGCTTGGCGGCTGCTCGACCAGCAAGGAAAAACTGCTGCCCCACGATGGTCAGACCATGATGGACATCTGGAACGAGGAAACCGGCGGCAGCGCCCGCGGCGGTCAGGCCGCACGGCAGTTGCTCGACGCCAGACAATCGCTGCGCCGTCCGCTGACCGAAGTCGATGTGAAGGCCGCACCTGCGGTCAATGCCAGCTATACCCGCACGGCGCAAAACGAGATCTACCGGCAGTTCCAGCGCCTGCCGAACCCCGATCTCACCCTGTACGTGTTTCCGCATCTCGCGGGCACCGATCCGGTGCCAATTCCCGGCTACACCACTGTCTTCCCGCTGTACCAGCGCGTGCAATACGCCATGCCGGGCGAACGGACCGAGGACTACTGA
- a CDS encoding conjugative transfer ATPase, whose protein sequence is MGPFFKRRATATEVNSGSSPDAPSDAWARYLASLEAHGIPEPGKRDTARHRPATLADEQALYDVSPSFADLLPWVEYLPESRCMLLEDGVSVAAFFELMPIGTEGREASWLAQVRDALENALQDSFDELDESPWVVQLYAQDDADWNRYLSTLENYLQPRARESEFTKFYLRFFGHHLRAVSRQGGLFEDRTVTRLPWRGQTRRVRLVVYRRVGNAPARRGQSPEQALNVVCERLAGGLANAGVQAHRLDAAAIHAWLLPWFNPGPALLGPTDEDRERFYRLASYPEDTEEGELELASGTDFAQRLFFGQPRSDVENGLWFFDGMPHRTIVLDRLRTPPATGHLTGETRKGGDAINALFDQMPEDTTMCLTLVITPQDTLEAHLNHLAKKAVGETLASEQALKDVQQARGLIGSSHKLYRASLAFYLRGRDLADLDMRGLQLGNVLLNAGLQPVREEDEVAPLNSYLRWLPCVYDPGKDKRQWYTQLMFAQHAANLAPVWGRSQGTGHPGITFFNRGGGTVTFDPLNRLDRQMNAHLFLFGPTGSGKSATLNNILNQITAIYRPRMFIVEAGNSFGLFGDFAARLGLTVHRVKLSPGAGVSLAPFADAWRLVDTPSQVQTLDADALDDDAAEEESAEGDEQRDVLGELEITARLMITGGEDKEEARMTRADRSLIRQCILEAAQRCVSEKRTVLTRDVRDALRERGRDSTLPETRRTRLLEMSDAMDMFCQGIDGEMFDRPGTPWPEADITIVDLATFAREGYNAQLSIAYISLINTVNNIAERDQFLGRPIINVTDEGHIITKNPLLAPYVVKITKMWRKLGAWYWLATQNLDDLPKAAEPMLNMIEWWVCLSMPPDEVEKIARFRELNPSQKALMLSARKEAGKFTEGVILSKSMELLFRAVPPSLYLALAMTEPEEKAERYQLMQQFGISELDAAFKVAEKIDRARGINSLPLDALE, encoded by the coding sequence ATGGGACCGTTTTTCAAACGCCGCGCTACGGCGACAGAGGTCAATAGCGGCTCCTCGCCAGATGCTCCATCGGATGCCTGGGCTCGCTATCTTGCGTCACTGGAGGCACACGGAATCCCTGAACCCGGCAAGCGGGACACAGCCAGGCACAGGCCAGCGACACTGGCCGATGAGCAGGCGCTGTACGACGTTTCGCCGTCCTTTGCCGACCTGCTGCCGTGGGTGGAGTATCTGCCGGAATCCAGGTGCATGCTTCTGGAGGACGGTGTTTCCGTCGCGGCATTTTTCGAGTTGATGCCGATCGGCACGGAAGGACGGGAAGCATCCTGGCTGGCTCAGGTCCGGGACGCGCTGGAAAACGCGCTGCAGGACAGTTTCGACGAGCTGGACGAGTCACCATGGGTGGTGCAGTTGTATGCCCAGGATGATGCCGACTGGAACCGCTATCTTTCCACGCTTGAAAACTACCTTCAGCCCCGGGCCAGGGAAAGCGAGTTCACGAAGTTCTATCTCCGTTTCTTCGGCCACCATCTGCGCGCCGTCTCCCGGCAGGGAGGGCTGTTCGAGGACCGCACGGTCACGCGCTTGCCCTGGCGCGGGCAGACGCGACGTGTCCGGCTGGTCGTCTATCGGCGCGTCGGCAATGCGCCGGCCCGGCGCGGGCAATCCCCCGAGCAGGCGCTGAATGTCGTCTGCGAACGCCTGGCTGGCGGCCTCGCCAATGCCGGTGTGCAGGCGCACCGCCTCGATGCCGCCGCGATCCACGCCTGGTTGCTGCCCTGGTTCAATCCAGGACCGGCGCTGCTGGGTCCGACAGACGAAGACCGCGAGCGCTTCTATCGCCTGGCTTCCTATCCTGAAGACACCGAAGAAGGCGAACTGGAACTTGCCAGCGGCACTGACTTCGCGCAGCGGCTGTTTTTCGGCCAGCCGAGATCCGATGTCGAGAACGGCCTCTGGTTCTTCGACGGCATGCCCCATCGAACCATCGTGCTCGACCGTTTGCGCACGCCGCCGGCAACCGGCCATCTGACCGGAGAAACCCGCAAGGGGGGCGACGCCATCAATGCCCTGTTCGACCAGATGCCCGAAGACACGACCATGTGCCTCACCCTGGTGATCACGCCGCAGGACACTCTCGAAGCCCATCTGAACCATCTGGCAAAAAAAGCGGTCGGCGAAACCCTGGCATCGGAGCAGGCGCTCAAGGACGTGCAACAGGCACGCGGTCTGATCGGCAGTTCGCACAAGCTCTACCGCGCTTCGCTGGCGTTCTACCTGCGCGGCCGCGACCTGGCCGATCTCGATATGCGCGGCCTTCAGCTCGGCAATGTCCTGCTCAATGCGGGCCTGCAGCCCGTGCGTGAGGAAGACGAAGTTGCCCCGCTCAACAGCTACCTGCGCTGGCTTCCTTGCGTCTACGACCCCGGCAAGGACAAACGGCAGTGGTACACGCAACTGATGTTTGCCCAGCACGCGGCCAATCTGGCCCCGGTCTGGGGGCGCAGTCAGGGAACAGGCCATCCCGGCATCACCTTCTTCAATCGCGGCGGTGGCACCGTCACCTTCGATCCGCTAAACCGCCTCGATCGGCAGATGAATGCGCACCTGTTCCTGTTCGGGCCCACCGGCTCGGGCAAGAGCGCCACCCTGAACAACATCCTCAACCAGATCACCGCGATTTATCGCCCACGGATGTTCATCGTGGAAGCAGGCAACAGCTTCGGCCTGTTCGGCGATTTCGCGGCGCGGCTGGGCCTCACTGTGCATCGCGTCAAGCTGTCGCCCGGCGCTGGCGTGAGCCTCGCACCGTTTGCCGATGCCTGGCGACTGGTGGATACGCCAAGCCAGGTGCAGACGCTCGATGCGGATGCGCTGGACGACGACGCAGCAGAAGAGGAATCGGCGGAAGGCGACGAACAGCGTGACGTGCTCGGGGAACTGGAAATCACTGCGCGGCTCATGATCACAGGCGGCGAGGACAAAGAGGAAGCCCGAATGACGCGGGCCGATCGCAGCCTGATCCGACAGTGCATTCTTGAGGCCGCACAGCGTTGCGTGTCGGAGAAGCGCACGGTGTTGACCCGCGACGTGCGCGATGCGTTGCGTGAGCGCGGCCGTGATTCCACGCTGCCTGAAACCCGCCGCACGCGCTTACTGGAAATGTCGGATGCCATGGATATGTTCTGCCAAGGGATCGATGGCGAGATGTTCGACCGGCCCGGGACACCGTGGCCGGAAGCGGACATCACCATCGTCGACCTGGCGACGTTCGCGCGCGAGGGCTACAACGCGCAGCTTTCGATCGCGTACATCAGCCTCATCAACACGGTCAACAACATCGCTGAACGCGATCAGTTTCTCGGCCGCCCCATCATCAACGTGACAGATGAGGGCCATATCATCACCAAGAACCCGTTGCTCGCGCCCTATGTCGTGAAAATCACCAAAATGTGGCGCAAGCTGGGGGCCTGGTACTGGCTAGCTACACAGAACCTCGACGACCTGCCGAAAGCGGCCGAGCCCATGCTCAACATGATTGAATGGTGGGTCTGCCTCAGCATGCCCCCCGACGAGGTAGAGAAGATCGCCCGTTTCCGCGAACTCAACCCGTCACAGAAAGCCCTGATGCTCTCAGCCAGGAAGGAGGCAGGCAAGTTCACGGAAGGGGTGATCCTGTCCAAGTCGATGGAACTGCTGTTCCGCGCCGTCCCGCCCAGCCTGTACCTGGCGCTTGCCATGACTGAGCCGGAAGAGAAAGCGGAGCGCTACCAGCTGATGCAGCAGTTCGGCATCAGCGAGCTCGATGCCGCCTTCAAGGTCGCGGAAAAAATCGACCGGGCGCGCGGCATCAACTCTTTGCCCCTGGACGCATTGGAGTGA
- a CDS encoding putative bifunctional diguanylate cyclase/phosphodiesterase yields MLHGSYDSPLVLFSLAVAILASYTTLVVAGRIATSSGRPARWWLAGGACTMGIGIWSMHFIGMLAFDLPIDLGYDLLITLLSLLFAVAASAFALWIVTQETLTHRLLAAGAIVMGGGVAGMHYTGMASMRMMPGIVYDPTLLGLSVLVAICGSAVAIWCKFVLRHRFAKATLFRLLAAIVMGLAIAGMHYIGMAAANFPAGSICGAAQGGVHAHWLALTIILAVLAVLAIALIVSVLEQRMESRTALLAKELAEANQELTYLALHDNLTKLPNRVLLEDRLNQAMERARREKSRFALMFMDLDGFKAVNDAYGHLLGDMLLVAASGRIVENTRGSDTVARVGGDEFVVLAQVDEPTDAGVLASKLVAAIGEPYLVKGHELHVSTSIGIAIYPGNGENQDELLSNADAAMYHVKGKGRDDYCFFEASMTANAHGQVQLLQDLRMALKRNQLALYYQPKFTAPHGPITGLEALLRWMHPAHGMLGPASFIPLAEKTGLIVPIGEWVLNEACRQMAAWRDEGREDWTIAVNLSAVQLAHSGLVDAVRGALDRHGLEPHRLVLEITESTAMRDVDSSQAILQKLHDIGVRISIDDFGTGYSSLLYLKRLPATELKIDRCFVHDLACGTEDAAIVSAIVALGQTLDLRVVAEGVETAEQQEFLTSLGCDTLQGYLLAYPMQADEVIALPDIGKVSDDRPAAPDEMELV; encoded by the coding sequence ATGCTCCATGGCAGCTATGACAGCCCATTAGTGCTGTTCTCGTTGGCGGTTGCCATATTGGCATCCTATACCACATTGGTTGTTGCAGGCCGTATCGCGACATCTTCCGGGCGTCCCGCCCGATGGTGGTTGGCAGGCGGTGCCTGCACCATGGGGATCGGGATCTGGTCCATGCACTTCATTGGCATGTTGGCCTTCGATCTGCCGATCGATCTCGGCTACGACTTGCTGATCACGCTGTTGTCACTCCTGTTCGCAGTCGCCGCGTCCGCCTTTGCTCTCTGGATCGTCACGCAAGAAACGTTGACCCACCGGCTACTTGCCGCCGGTGCCATTGTTATGGGTGGCGGGGTAGCGGGCATGCATTACACGGGCATGGCGTCCATGCGGATGATGCCTGGCATCGTTTATGACCCGACGCTGCTCGGACTGTCTGTTCTCGTTGCTATTTGCGGGTCTGCAGTGGCGATATGGTGTAAGTTCGTACTGCGCCATCGTTTCGCGAAGGCCACTCTGTTTCGCCTCCTCGCGGCGATCGTCATGGGGCTGGCGATCGCGGGCATGCATTACATCGGCATGGCCGCCGCGAACTTTCCTGCAGGCAGCATTTGCGGCGCGGCGCAAGGCGGTGTGCATGCACACTGGCTCGCCCTGACCATCATTCTCGCGGTGCTGGCCGTACTGGCCATCGCGCTGATCGTCTCGGTGCTCGAGCAGCGCATGGAATCCCGGACGGCATTGCTGGCGAAAGAACTGGCAGAAGCCAATCAGGAGCTGACGTACCTCGCCCTGCACGACAACCTCACGAAGCTCCCCAATCGCGTCCTCCTTGAGGATCGACTGAACCAGGCCATGGAGCGGGCGCGCCGCGAGAAAAGCCGCTTCGCGCTGATGTTCATGGATCTGGACGGCTTCAAGGCGGTCAACGATGCCTACGGTCATCTGCTGGGCGATATGCTCCTTGTCGCGGCTTCCGGACGCATTGTGGAGAACACCCGCGGCAGTGACACCGTTGCGCGCGTCGGCGGTGATGAGTTCGTGGTCCTGGCTCAGGTGGACGAACCAACCGATGCCGGAGTGTTGGCCAGCAAGCTGGTGGCGGCGATCGGAGAACCGTACCTGGTGAAAGGGCATGAGCTTCATGTCTCGACCAGCATCGGCATCGCCATCTATCCGGGCAACGGCGAAAACCAGGACGAACTGCTGAGCAATGCCGATGCGGCGATGTATCACGTGAAGGGGAAAGGTCGCGACGACTACTGCTTCTTCGAGGCGTCGATGACCGCCAATGCGCACGGTCAGGTGCAACTGCTGCAGGACTTGCGTATGGCGCTGAAGCGCAACCAATTGGCTCTCTACTACCAGCCCAAGTTCACCGCGCCCCACGGTCCGATTACCGGCCTGGAGGCGCTGCTGCGCTGGATGCATCCCGCCCATGGCATGCTCGGCCCGGCGAGCTTCATTCCGCTGGCCGAGAAGACAGGTTTGATCGTGCCGATCGGCGAGTGGGTGCTGAACGAGGCATGCCGGCAGATGGCCGCGTGGCGGGATGAAGGACGTGAGGACTGGACTATCGCGGTCAACCTGTCTGCGGTGCAGCTCGCGCATTCGGGTCTGGTGGACGCAGTGCGCGGCGCTCTGGATCGCCATGGGCTGGAACCGCACCGGCTGGTGCTGGAAATCACCGAGTCGACCGCCATGCGTGACGTCGATAGCAGTCAGGCGATCCTTCAGAAGCTGCATGACATCGGCGTCCGCATCTCCATCGACGATTTCGGGACGGGCTATTCCAGCCTGCTGTACCTCAAGCGCTTGCCCGCAACGGAACTCAAGATCGATCGCTGCTTCGTACACGACCTTGCTTGCGGCACAGAGGATGCCGCCATCGTCTCGGCCATCGTCGCCCTGGGACAGACGCTTGATCTTCGGGTCGTAGCCGAAGGCGTGGAGACGGCCGAGCAGCAGGAATTTCTGACCAGCCTCGGCTGCGATACGCTTCAGGGGTATCTACTGGCGTATCCCATGCAGGCGGATGAAGTGATTGCCCTGCCGGATATCGGCAAGGTGTCTGATGACAGGCCCGCGGCACCGGATGAAATGGAACTGGTCTGA
- a CDS encoding DsbA family protein yields the protein MQSSLFSRFPLRRMLGPLMALALTLLLVATWYLTSQSGSPAKTGAGNAVSQSFQAGPPWRYGKADARFTLVLYADLECPYCKSYYPLLRAWVDRNPEANLQWHHLPLPMHEPAATRQARLAECAGEAGGHAAFWQAVTWIYQQTRSDGAGIPENMQYPALTPEIQACLDSTRTEAIIQAQANEGSREGVTATPTLKLSDNQSGHTLVLPGPVEGDALLSALDLLSSDRDTGQGKNAGTPDDGVGNAPR from the coding sequence ATGCAATCTTCTCTTTTCTCTCGTTTTCCCCTTCGCCGCATGCTGGGGCCCCTGATGGCTCTCGCGCTCACCTTGTTGCTTGTGGCGACCTGGTATTTGACGAGCCAATCCGGCTCACCTGCAAAGACCGGTGCGGGCAACGCCGTCTCGCAAAGTTTTCAGGCGGGACCGCCATGGCGTTACGGCAAGGCCGACGCGCGCTTTACGCTGGTGCTGTATGCCGATCTGGAATGCCCATACTGCAAGAGCTACTACCCGCTGCTCAGGGCATGGGTCGACCGGAATCCGGAGGCGAACCTGCAATGGCACCATCTGCCGCTCCCCATGCACGAGCCCGCCGCAACACGACAAGCCCGGCTGGCCGAATGCGCGGGAGAGGCCGGGGGCCACGCCGCGTTCTGGCAGGCGGTTACCTGGATCTATCAACAAACCCGCAGCGACGGGGCCGGCATACCTGAAAACATGCAATACCCGGCACTCACCCCGGAAATCCAGGCCTGCCTGGACAGCACACGCACCGAGGCAATCATTCAGGCGCAGGCGAACGAAGGTTCGCGTGAAGGCGTTACCGCGACCCCGACGCTGAAGCTCAGCGACAACCAGAGCGGCCATACACTTGTCCTGCCCGGTCCCGTCGAAGGCGACGCACTGTTGTCAGCCCTGGATTTGCTATCAAGCGATCGCGACACCGGCCAGGGAAAGAATGCCGGGACACCCGACGACGGCGTTGGCAACGCCCCCAGATAG